One region of Dryobates pubescens isolate bDryPub1 chromosome 20, bDryPub1.pri, whole genome shotgun sequence genomic DNA includes:
- the LOC104307703 gene encoding myosin-1B-like isoform X1, which translates to MSSDAEMAIFGEAAPYLRKSEKERIEAQNKPFDAKTSVFVVHAKESYVKSTIQSKEGGKVTVKTEAGETLTVKEDQIHPMNPPKYDKIEDMAMMTHLHEPAVLYNLKERYAAWMIYTYSGLFCVTVNPYKWLPVYNPEVVLAYRGKKRQEAPPHIFSISDNAYQFMLTDRENQSILITGESGAGKTVNTKRVIQYFATIAASGDKKKEEQQPTGKMQGTLEDQIISANPLLEAFGNAKTVRNDNSSRFGKFIRIHFGATGKLASADIETYLLEKSRVTFQLKAERSYHIFYQIMSNKKPELIEMLLITTNPYDYLYVSQGEITVPSINDQEELMATDSAIDILGFTADEKTAIYKLTGAVMHYGNLKFKQKQREEQAEPDGTEVADKAAYLMGLNSADLLKALCYPRVKVGNEYVTKGQTVQQVYNAVGALAKAVFEKMFLWMVVRINQQLDTKQPRQYFIGVLDIAGFEIFDFNSLEQLCINFTNEKLQQFFNHHMFVLEQEEYKKEGIEWEFIDFGMDLAACIELIEKPMGIFSILEEECMFPKATDTSFKNKLYDQHLGKSNNFQKPKPAKGKAEAHFSLVHYAGTVDYNITGWLDKNKDPLNETVVGLYQKSSLKTLALLFASAGGEAESGGGGGKKGGKKKGSSFQTVSALFRENLNKLMTNLRSTHPHFVRCIIPNETKTPGAMEHELVLHQLRCNGVLEGIRICRKGFPSRILYADFKQRYKVLNASAIPEGQFIDSKKASEKLLGSIDVDHTQYKFGHTKVFFKAGLLGLLEEMRDEKLAQLITRTQARCRGFLARVEYQRMVERRESIFCIQYNVRSFMNVKHWPWMKLFFKIKPLLKSAESEKEMANMKEEFEKTKEELAKSEAKRKEIEEKMVALLQEKNDLQLQVQAEADALADAEERCDQLIKTKIQLEAKIKEVTERAEDEEEINAELTAKKRKLEDECSELKKDIDDLELTLAKVEKEKHATENKVKNLTEEMAALDETIAKLTKEKKALQEAHQQTLDDLQAEEDKVNTLTKAKTKLEQQVDDLEGSLEQEKKLRMDLERAKRKLEGDLKMNQDSIMDLENDKQQLDEKLKKKDFEISQIQSKIEDEQALGMQLQKKIKELQARIEELEEEIEAERTSRAKAEKHRADLSRELEEISERLEEAGGATSAQIEMNKKREAEFQKMRRDLEEATLQHEATAAALRKKHADSTAELGEQIDNLQRVKQKLEKEKSELKMEIDDLASNMESVSKAKANLEKMCRTLEDQLSEIKTKEEEHQRMINDLNAQRARLQTESGEYSRQVEEKDALVSQLSRGKQAFTQQIEELKRHLEEEIKAKNALAHALQSARHDCDLLREQYEEEQEAKGELQRALSKANSEVAQWRTKYETDAIQRTEELEEAKKKLAQRLQDAEEHVEAVNAKCASLEKTKQRLQNEVEDLMIDVERSNAACAALDKKQKNFDKILAEWKQKYEETQAELEASQKESRSLSTELFKMKNAYEESLDHLETLKRENKNLQQEISDLTEQIAEGGKAIHELEKVKKQVEQEKSELQAALEEAEASLEHEEGKILRLQLELNQVKSEIDRKIAEKDEEIDQMKRNHLRVVDSMQSTLDAEIRSRNEALRLKKKMEGDLNEMEIQLSHANRQAADAQKNLRNTQGVLKDTQIHLDDAVRAQDDLKEQVAMVERRANLLQAEVEELRAALEQTERSRKLAEQELLDASERVQLLHTQNTSLINTKKKLETDIAQIQGEMEDTIQEARNAEEKAKKAITDAAMMAEELKKEQDTSAHLERMKKNLDQTVKDLQHRLDEAEQLALKGGKKQIQKLEARVRELEGEVDAEQKRSAEAVKGVRKYERRVKELTYQSEEDRKNVLRLQDLVDKLQMKVKSYKRQAEEAEELSNVNLSKFRKIQHELEEAEERADIAESQVNKLRTKSREFHKKAEEEE; encoded by the exons ATGTCGTCGGACGCCGAGATGGCCATCTTTGGGGAGGCTGCTCCCTACCTCCGCAAGTCAGAGAAGGAGAGAATCGAGGCCCAGAACAAGCCCTTTGATGCCAAGACATCTGTCTTCGTGGTGCATGCAAAAGAATCCTATGTGAAAAGCACAATCCAgagcaaggagggagggaaggtcACCGTCAAGACTGAAGCTGGAGAG ACTCTGACCGTGAAGGAAGATCAAATCCACCCCATGAACCCTCCCAAGTACGATAAGATCGAGGACATGGCCATGATGACCCACCTGCACGAGCCCGCCGTGCTGTACAACCTCAAAGAGCGTTATGCAGCCTGGATGATCTAC ACCTACTCGGGTCTCTTCTGTGTCACTGTCAACCCCTACAAGTGGCTGCCGGTGTACAACCCGGAGGTGGTGTTGGCCTACCGAGGCAAGAAGCGCCAGGAGGCTCCTCCACACATCTTCTCCATCTCTGACAATGCCTATCAGTTCATGCTGACTG ATCGGGAGAACCAGTCCATCCTGATCAC TGGAGAATCCGGTGCAGGCAAGACTGTGAACACCAAGCGTGTCATCCAGTACTTTGCAACAATTGCAGCCAGTGGGGacaagaagaaggaggagcagcagccaacaGGCAAGATGCAG GGGACACTTGAAGATCAAATCATCAGTGCCAACCCACTGCTGGAGGCCTTTGGCAATGCCAAGACCGTGAGGAATGACAACTCCTCACGCTTT GGTAAATTCATCAGAATCCATTTTGGTGCCACGGGAAAACTGGCTTCTGCTGACATTGAAACCT atctgctggagaagtcCAGAGTCACTTTTCAGCTCAAGGCAGAAAGAAGCTACCACATCTTCTACCAGATCATGTCCAACAAGAAGCCAGAGCTAATTG AGATGTTACTGATCACCACCAACCCATATGACTACCTGTATGTGAGTCAAGGTGAGATCACAGTTCCCAGCATCAACGACCAGGAAGAGCTGATGGCCACAGAT AGTGCCATTGACATCCTGGGCTTCACTGCTGATGAGAAGACAGCCATCTACAAGCTGACAGGGGCTGTCATGCACTACGGGAACCTGAAGTTCAAGCAGAAGCAGcgtgaggagcaggcagagccggATGGCACAGAAG TTGCTGACAAGGCTGCCTACTTGATGGGTCTGAACTCAGCAGATCTGCTCAAGGCCCTTTGCTACCCTCGAGTCAAGGTTGGGAATGAGTATGTGACCAAAGGTCAAACAGTGCAGCAG GTGTACAATGCAGTTGGTGCCTTAGCCAAAGCTGTCTTTGAGAAGATGTTCCTCTGGATGGTTGTTCGCATCAACCAGCAGCTGGACACCAAGCAACCTAGGCAGTACTTCATTGGTGTGCTGGACATTGCTGGCTTTGAGATCTTTGAT TTcaacagcctggagcagctgtgcatCAACTTCACCAACGAGAAACTGCAACAGTTCTTCAACCACCACATGTtcgtgctggagcaggaggagtaCAAGAAGGAAGGCATTGAGTGGGAGTTCATTGACTTTGGCATGGACCTGGCTGCCTGCATCGAGCTCATTGAGAAG CCCATGGGCATCTTCTCCATCCTGGAAGAGGAGTGCATGTTCCCCAAGGCAACTGACACCTCTTTCAAGAACAAGCTCTATGACCAGCATCTGGGCAAGTCCAACAACTTCCAGAAGCCCAAACCTGCCAAAGGCAAGGCTGAGGCTCACTTCTCCCTGGTGCACTATGCTGGCACTGTGGACTACAACATCACTGGCTGGCTGGACAAGAACAAGGATCCCCTGAATGAAACTGTTGTGGGGCTGTACCAGAAATCATCCCTGAAGACACTGGCCTTGCTCTttgcctctgctggaggagaggcag agagtggtggtggtggcggcAAGAAAGGAGGCAAGAAGAAGGGTTCTTCTTTCCAGACTGTCTCAGCTCTTTTCAGG GAGAACCTGAACAAGCTGATGACCAACCTAAGGAGCACTCACCCACATTTTGTGCGCTGTATCATCCCCAATGAAACAAAAACACCTG GTGCCATGGAGCATGAGCTGGTGCTGCACCAGCTGCGCTGTAACGGCGTGCTGGAAGGGATCCGCATCTGCAGGAAGGGATTCCCCAGCAGAATCCTCTATGCTGACTTCAAACAGAG GTACAAGGTGCTGAATGCCAGTGCCATCCCAGAGGGACAGTTCATTGACAGCAAGAAGGCTTCTGAGAAGCTTCTTGGGTCAATCGATGTGGACCACACCCAGTACAAATTTGGCCACACCAAG GTGTTCTTcaaagctgggctgctggggctcctggaggagatgagggatgagaagctggcaCAGCTCATCACCCGCACACAGGCCAGGTGCAGAGGCTTCCTGGCAAGAGTGGAGTACCAGAGAATGGTGGAAAGGAG GGAGTCCATCTTCTGCATCCAGTACAACGTTAGGTCCTTCATGAACGTCAAGCACTGGCCCTGGATGAAGCTCTTCTTCAAGATCAAGCCCTTGCTGAAGAGTGCAGAGTCTGAGAAGGAGATGGCCAACATGAAGGAGGAGTTTGAGAAAACCAAGGAAGAGCTTGCAAAGTCTGAGGCCAAGAGGAAGGAGATAGAGGAGAAAATGGTGGCCCTGCTGCAAGAGAAAAATGACCTGCAGCTGCAAGTGCAGGCT GAAGCTGATGCTTTGGCTGATGCTGAAGAGAGGTGTGACCAGCTCATCAAAACCAAAATCCAGCTGGAAGCCAAAATTAAAGAGGTGACTGAAAgggctgaggatgaggaggaaattaaTGCTGAGCTGACAGCCAAGAAGAGAAAACTGGAGGATGAATGCTCAGAGCTGAAGAAAGATATTGATGACCTGGAGTTAACACTGGCCAAggtggagaaggaaaagcatgCCACTGAGAACAAG GTGAAAAACCTGACAGAGGAGATGGCAGCTCTGGACGAGACCATTGCCAAGCtgacaaaagagaagaaagctctCCAAGAGGCCCATCAGCAGACACTGGAtgacctgcaggcagaggaggacaaagTCAACACTCTGACCAAAGCTAAAACCAAGCTGGAGCAGCAAGTGGATGAT ctggaagggtccctggaGCAAGAGAAGAAACTGCGCATGGACCTGGAGAGAGCCAAGAGGAAACTGGAAGGAGACCTGAAGATGAACCAGGATTCCATCATGGATCTGGAAAATGataagcagcagctggatgagaaactgaagaa GAAAGACTTTGAGATCAGCCAGATCCAGAGCAAGATCGAGGATGAGCAAGCCCTGGGCATGCAACTGCAGAAGAAGatcaaggagctgcag GCTcgcattgaggagctggaggaggaaattGAGGCCGAGCGAACCTCTCGGGCAAAAGCAGAGAAGCATCGAGCTGACCTCTCCcgggagctggaggagatcaGTGAGCGCCtggaagaggcaggaggagctaCATCAGCTCAGATTGAGATGAACAAGAAGCGTGAGGCAGAGTTCCAGAAGATGCGTCGTGACCTGGAGGAGGCCACGCTGCAGCACGAGGCCACGGCTGCCGCCCTGCGGAAGAAGCACGCGGACAGCACCGCTGAGCTCGGGGAGCAGATCGACAACCTGCAGAGGGTGaagcagaagctggagaaggagaagagtgaGCTGAAGATGGAGATTGACGACCTGGCCAGCAACATGGAGTCTGTCTCCAAAGCCAAG GCAAACCTGGAGAAGATGTGCCGCACCCTGGAAGATCAGCTGAGCGAGATCAAGACGAAGGAAGAAGAACATCAGCGCATGATCAATGACCTCAATGCTCAGAGAGCTCGCCTGCAGACAGAGTCAG GTGAATATTCACGCCaggtggaggagaaggatgCTTTGGTTTCTCAGCTGTCAAGAGGCAAGCAGGCATTCACCCAGCAGATTGAGGAACTCAAGAGGCACCTGGAGGAAGAGATCAAG GCCAAGAACGCCCTGGCCCATGCCCTGCAGTCTGCTCGCCACGACTGCGACTTGCTCCGGGAACAatatgaggaggagcaggaggccaaGGGGGAGCTGCAGCGAGCCCTGTCCAAGGCCAACAGTGAAGTGGCTCAGTGGAGAACCAAATACGAGACGGACGCCATTCAGCGCacggaggagctggaggaggccaa GAAGAAGCTGGCTCAGCGCCTGCAGGATGCAGAGGAACATGTTGAAGCTGTCAATGCCAAATGTGCCTCTCTGGAAAAGacaaagcagaggctgcagaatgaAGTGGAGGACCTGATGATTGATGTGGAGAGATCAaatgctgcctgtgcagctctggacaAGAAGCAGAAGAACTTTGACAAG ATCCTGGCAGAATGGAAGCAGAAGTATGAGGAAAcgcaggctgagctggaagccTCCCAGAAGGAGTCTCGCTctctcagcacagagctgttcaAGATGAAGAATGCCTATGAGGAGTCCTTGGACCACCTGGAAACGCTCAAGCGGGAGAACAAGAACTTGCAGC AGGAGATTTCCGACCTGACGGAGCAGATTGCCGAGGGAGGAAAGGCAATTCATGAGCTGGAGAAGGTCAAGAAGCAGGTTGAGCAGGAGAAATCTGaactccaggctgctctggaggaagctGAG GCTTCCTTAGAACATGAAGAGGGGAAGATCCTGCGCCTCCAGCTTGAGCTCAACCAGGTGAAGTCTGAGATTGACAGGAAGATAGCAGAgaaggatgaggagattgaCCAGATGAAGAGAAACCATCTCCGAGTGGTGGACTCCATGCAGAGCACCCTGGATGCTGAGATCAGGAGCAGGAATGAAGCCCTGAGGCTGAAGAAGAAGATGGAAGGAGACCTGAATGAAATGGAGATCCAGCTGAGCCATGCTAACCGCCAGGCTGCAGATGCACAGAAGAACCTGAGGAACACACAGGGAGTGCTGAAG GATACCCAGATACACTTGGACGATGCTGTCCGAGCACAGGATGACCTGAAGGAGCAGGTGGCCATGGTGGAGCGCAGAGCAAACCTGTTGCAGGCTGAAGTAGAGGAGCTaagggcagccctggagcaaacAGAGCGGTCAAGGAAAttggctgagcaggagctcCTGGATGCCAGTGAACGTGTGCAGCTGCTCCATACCCAG AACACCAGCTTGATCAACACCAAGAAGAAGCTGGAGACAGACATTGCCCAAATTCAGGGTGAAATGGAGGATACCATCCAGGAAGCCAGAAACGCTGAAGagaaggccaagaaggccatcaCTGAT GCAGCCATGAtggcagaagagctgaagaAGGAGCAGGATACCAGTGCCCACCTGGAGAGGATGAAGAAGAACCTGGACCAGACAGTGAAGGACCTGCAGCACCGTCTGGatgaggctgagcagctggccCTGAAGGGAGGCAAGAAGCAAATCCAGAAGCTGGAGGCCAGA GTGCGAGAGCTGGAAGGGGAGGTGGATGCTGAGCAGAAGCGCAGCGCTGAAGCCGTGAAGGGTGTGCGCAAGTACGAGAGGAGGGTGAAGGAGCTGACCTACCAG TCTGAGGAAGATCGGAAGAATGTTCTCAGGCTCCAGGATCTCGTGGACAAGCTACAAATGAAAGTGAAGTCCTACAAGAGGCAAGCTGAGGAGGCT GAGGAGCTGTCCAATGTCAACCTCTCCAAGTTCCGCAAGATCCAGCACGAGCTGGAGGAAGCCGAGGAGAGAGCTGACATTGCAGAGTCGCAGGTCAACAAGCTCCGGACCAAGAGCCGCGAGTTCCAcaagaaagcagaagaggaggaatga